In a single window of the Heterodontus francisci isolate sHetFra1 chromosome 35, sHetFra1.hap1, whole genome shotgun sequence genome:
- the LOC137350560 gene encoding histone H2A-like gives MLQKITILCESICEIVKMTGRGKTSGKARAKAKSRSSRAGLQFPVGRVHRLLRKGNYAERVGAGAPVYLAAVLEYLTAEILELAGNAARDNKKSRIIPRHLQLAVRNDEELNKLLGGVTIAQGGVLPNIQAVLLPKKTSAQSSQKKCCQTCWETV, from the coding sequence ATGCTGCAGAAAAtaaccattctttgtgaaagtatttgtgagattgtgaaaatgactggaagaggaaagaccagcgggaaagctcgggccaaggccaagtctcgctcctcccgggctggactgcagttcccggtgggccgggttcacaggctcctgagaaagggtaactatgctgagcgtgtgggtgccggagccccggtctatttggctgctgtgctcgagtatctgaccgctgaaatcctcgagctggccggtaacgcggcccgggacaacaagaagagccgcatcatccccagacacctgcagctggccgtccgcaacgacgaggagctcaacaagctgctgggaggagtgaccatcgctcagggcggggtgctgcctaatatccaggccgtgctgctgcctaagaaaaccagcgctcagagctcccagaaaaa
- the LOC137350561 gene encoding histone H3-like → MARTKQTARKSTGGKAPRKQLATKAARKSAPATGGVKKPHRYRPGTVALREIRRYQKSTELLIRKLPFQRLVREIAQDFKTDLRFQSSAVMALQEASESYLVGLFEDTNLCAIHAKRVTIMPKDIQLARRIRGERA, encoded by the coding sequence ATGGCCCGGACAAAGCAGACAGCGcgtaaatcgaccggagggaaagctcctcgcaaacagctggctaccaaagcggcccggaagagcgctccagccacgggtggAGTAAAGAAGCCTCATCgctacagacccggcactgtggctctgagggagatccgccgctaccagaaatccactgagctgctcatccgcaaactgcccttccagcgcctggtcagaGAGATCGCTCAGGACTttaagacagacctgcgcttccagagctcggccgtcatggccttgcaggaggccagcgagtcttacctggtggggctctttgaggacaccaacctgtgcgccatccacgccaagcgagtcaccatcatgcccaaagacatccagctggcccgccgcatccgcggggaacgcgccTAA